Proteins encoded by one window of Paenibacillus sp. DCT19:
- a CDS encoding 5'-3' exonuclease H3TH domain-containing protein has protein sequence MNQRNEPTLLLVDGMAVLFRAFYATSASGYIRRTKAGLPTNAVYGFIRYFWDAVQTFGPSHVICCWDMGGKTFRGEEYAAYKGNRPEAPNDLIPQFDLIREVMDSLNIPNIGAAGYEADDCIGTLAKYYTEQTDMNVMVLTGDHDMLQLINDRTSIIIMKKGHGNYMVYTPESLMTEKQLTPRQVIDMKGLMGDASDNYPGVRGIGEKTALKLVQEYDSIEGILDNLDKLTPSVRKKIENDLDMLHLSRKLAEIHCAVPVACALDMCELRLDPDMVMDKFEQLEMKSLGSWMGVAIG, from the coding sequence GTGAATCAACGTAATGAACCTACTTTGTTGCTGGTAGACGGTATGGCAGTGTTGTTCCGGGCATTTTACGCAACATCTGCAAGCGGATATATTAGGCGTACAAAGGCAGGCTTGCCCACCAATGCAGTTTACGGATTTATCCGTTATTTCTGGGATGCGGTTCAGACCTTTGGGCCAAGTCACGTCATCTGTTGTTGGGATATGGGTGGTAAGACGTTTCGTGGTGAAGAGTACGCCGCTTACAAAGGCAATCGTCCCGAAGCCCCAAATGATCTAATTCCGCAGTTTGACCTGATTCGTGAAGTCATGGATAGTCTGAATATTCCGAACATTGGAGCTGCTGGATATGAGGCTGACGACTGCATTGGCACGTTAGCGAAATATTACACAGAGCAGACAGACATGAATGTGATGGTACTGACGGGTGATCATGACATGCTGCAACTGATTAATGATCGTACAAGCATTATTATTATGAAAAAAGGTCATGGCAACTACATGGTGTACACACCAGAGTCGCTTATGACGGAGAAACAGCTTACACCTCGCCAGGTCATTGATATGAAGGGCTTGATGGGGGATGCGAGTGACAATTATCCAGGTGTTCGAGGCATTGGTGAGAAGACGGCGCTGAAGCTTGTTCAGGAGTATGATTCGATCGAAGGTATTCTGGACAACTTGGACAAGCTTACACCTTCGGTACGCAAAAAGATTGAGAACGATCTGGACATGCTTCATCTGTCTCGCAAATTAGCAGAGATTCACTGCGCAGTTCCAGTTGCATGTGCACTGGATATGTGTGAATTACGTCTGGATCCGGATATGGTGATGGACAAGTTTGAACAACTTGAGATGAAGAGCCTTGGCTCTTGGATGGGAGTGGCAATAGGGTGA
- a CDS encoding phosphodiester glycosidase family protein, which produces MSSIQSQRSSKRWWTGAMALVLALPVLLSGAVSAPQTVEAKAAISTKVQKVKAAGRSFTVQTVSIPKGTPVTVGLAKKQVGQTATLPSIVKAYGAQAAINGAFFEAYNGAPDPYGMLIANGKVIHIGRYGTSIGFKEDGTAIMDSLRVNLTGMVTTPEGKSRSWYATFINRTPSANASITMLYTPERGSTVGFKGVQQ; this is translated from the coding sequence GTGAGCAGTATTCAATCACAAAGATCAAGTAAGAGATGGTGGACAGGGGCTATGGCTCTTGTCCTGGCTTTACCGGTATTATTGTCAGGGGCAGTAAGTGCTCCGCAGACAGTCGAAGCCAAAGCAGCAATCAGTACAAAAGTGCAGAAAGTAAAAGCAGCAGGACGAAGCTTCACCGTACAAACGGTTAGTATTCCAAAAGGCACACCAGTGACAGTAGGACTAGCGAAAAAGCAGGTAGGACAGACCGCAACATTGCCTTCCATTGTCAAAGCGTATGGGGCGCAAGCCGCGATTAACGGAGCTTTCTTTGAGGCTTATAATGGTGCTCCAGATCCATATGGCATGTTAATAGCTAATGGTAAAGTAATACATATAGGAAGATACGGTACAAGCATTGGTTTTAAAGAAGATGGCACAGCAATTATGGATTCACTTCGTGTAAACTTAACAGGCATGGTAACGACGCCAGAAGGCAAATCCCGCAGTTGGTATGCTACCTTTATTAACAGAACACCGTCTGCAAATGCAAGCATTACGATGCTGTATACGCCTGAGCGAGGTTCAACGGTTGGGTTCAAAGGGGTACAGCAGTAG
- a CDS encoding phosphodiester glycosidase family protein, giving the protein MIEKGIVTKKVPNTNIAIPKNGSVLVFTGSHKSNADRFVVGSTVEMNYKYTNAEGKEIPWDEVVTAVGAGPRLVKDGKISINPASEGFKDPKILNASGARSGIAIMADGSVLLATVSGATMKEWAAVMQKLGAKQAMNLDGGASSGMYADGKMLTSPGRLLSNTLVFGGSVK; this is encoded by the coding sequence GTGATCGAGAAAGGGATTGTGACCAAAAAAGTACCGAATACCAATATTGCCATTCCGAAGAATGGTTCAGTTCTGGTCTTCACAGGTAGCCACAAATCAAACGCCGATCGTTTCGTTGTTGGCTCTACGGTGGAGATGAATTACAAATACACGAATGCAGAAGGTAAGGAGATTCCTTGGGACGAAGTCGTTACTGCTGTAGGAGCCGGTCCGCGTCTCGTTAAGGATGGGAAGATCTCAATTAATCCAGCAAGTGAGGGCTTCAAGGATCCGAAAATTCTCAATGCTTCTGGTGCAAGAAGTGGAATTGCCATTATGGCAGATGGTTCGGTTCTTCTGGCAACCGTTTCCGGAGCAACGATGAAGGAATGGGCTGCTGTGATGCAGAAGCTTGGAGCGAAGCAGGCGATGAATCTGGATGGGGGTGCATCTTCGGGTATGTATGCGGATGGTAAGATGCTCACTTCACCTGGTCGATTGCTCAGCAATACACTTGTTTTTGGTGGCTCTGTTAAGTAA
- a CDS encoding ROK family protein — protein MTILGAIEAGGTKFVCGIGNEKGEVLERASFPTTTPEETMAQVIAFFEGKNIEALGVGSFGPIDPIEGSPTYGYITTTPKPHWGQYNLIGKLKEHYDVPMTFDTDVNGAALGEATWGAAKGLDSCLYITVGTGIGAGAVVSGQMVHGLSHPEMGHIIVRRHPEDTFEGFCPYHSDCLEGLAAGPAINKRWEQPAYELSPDHKAWEIEAHYLAHALMNYVLILSPQKIVMGGGVMKQEQLFPLVRKKLQELLNGYVQHPALQSDIDQYVVSPGLGDNAGLCGSLALAKLALNK, from the coding sequence ATGACGATCTTAGGCGCAATTGAAGCTGGAGGCACGAAGTTTGTATGTGGTATTGGGAATGAAAAGGGAGAGGTTCTGGAACGAGCAAGCTTTCCTACGACAACACCTGAAGAAACGATGGCACAAGTCATTGCTTTCTTTGAAGGCAAAAATATTGAAGCGCTAGGTGTAGGTTCTTTTGGCCCAATCGATCCGATTGAAGGCAGTCCAACTTACGGATACATTACCACTACACCCAAACCACATTGGGGGCAATACAACCTTATTGGCAAATTGAAGGAACACTATGATGTGCCAATGACGTTTGATACTGATGTGAATGGAGCTGCACTTGGTGAAGCGACTTGGGGCGCAGCCAAAGGATTAGACAGTTGCTTGTATATTACGGTGGGTACAGGAATTGGTGCAGGTGCTGTAGTATCTGGTCAAATGGTGCATGGGTTGTCTCATCCAGAGATGGGACATATCATCGTACGTAGACATCCGGAGGATACCTTTGAAGGCTTCTGCCCTTATCATAGCGATTGCTTAGAAGGACTTGCTGCAGGTCCAGCGATTAACAAACGATGGGAACAGCCAGCTTATGAGCTATCACCGGATCACAAAGCATGGGAGATTGAAGCCCATTACTTGGCACACGCACTGATGAACTATGTTCTGATTCTCTCTCCACAGAAAATTGTGATGGGCGGCGGTGTGATGAAGCAGGAGCAGCTCTTCCCGCTGGTACGCAAAAAATTACAGGAATTGCTGAACGGTTATGTACAGCACCCAGCACTTCAGTCCGATATCGATCAATATGTGGTTTCACCGGGTCTTGGAGATAACGCAGGGCTGTGCGGCTCCTTGGCGCTTGCGAAGCTTGCACTAAATAAATAA
- a CDS encoding HRDC domain-containing protein, producing the protein MEVIFMNRLARNTDQNEELAQVWIGEEEGAWHLGWSLYEEGDREDIIWYEGSSWEELMHIYRHQLALQMSAGFRPLLQGLFHEIEELRSRNYGGQRLQCYSELYANETLYEDLCAWRRKRAASDRKAPYFIATNRLLRMISSYVPLTMNELMQLPGVGESKASEYGQAWLELTNGVERSTVFPLDWVYSALKEEEYENWLYRQKEQKYKQELDKFKTRKQVLEGMKEGHTLEEIVNRSGLSRRELIELLEVLDLEGYDTDCLLDAELAIMPEQEQEAVWSAYEELGDTFLKPVLHKVYGEEKPGGGSLEQVYEKLRMIRIRYRRHVETERNVG; encoded by the coding sequence ATGGAAGTCATTTTTATGAACAGATTAGCCAGAAATACAGACCAGAATGAAGAGCTCGCACAAGTGTGGATTGGCGAAGAAGAAGGAGCATGGCATCTGGGGTGGAGCTTGTACGAAGAAGGGGATCGAGAGGATATTATCTGGTATGAGGGCAGTTCGTGGGAAGAGCTCATGCATATTTATCGGCATCAACTAGCACTACAGATGAGTGCAGGGTTCCGACCGTTACTGCAAGGGTTATTTCATGAAATTGAAGAGCTCCGCTCACGAAATTATGGCGGACAACGGCTCCAATGTTACAGTGAATTGTATGCCAATGAGACATTGTACGAAGACTTATGCGCATGGCGTAGAAAGAGAGCCGCATCTGACCGAAAAGCACCTTATTTTATTGCAACGAACCGGTTGCTTCGCATGATTAGTTCGTATGTGCCGCTGACGATGAATGAGCTGATGCAATTGCCGGGTGTTGGAGAGAGCAAGGCTTCCGAGTATGGTCAAGCATGGCTGGAGCTAACAAACGGGGTGGAGCGTTCCACCGTATTTCCACTCGACTGGGTATACTCTGCATTGAAAGAAGAGGAGTATGAGAACTGGCTGTACCGACAGAAAGAGCAGAAGTATAAGCAGGAACTAGATAAGTTCAAGACTCGTAAGCAAGTACTGGAAGGCATGAAGGAAGGGCATACGTTAGAGGAGATTGTTAACCGTTCGGGATTGTCACGTCGAGAGCTAATCGAATTACTGGAAGTCTTGGATTTAGAGGGGTATGATACGGATTGTCTTCTTGATGCAGAGCTTGCGATTATGCCTGAACAAGAACAGGAAGCCGTTTGGAGCGCGTATGAGGAACTGGGAGATACGTTTCTGAAGCCTGTATTACATAAAGTATATGGTGAGGAGAAGCCAGGCGGAGGTAGCCTGGAGCAAGTATATGAGAAACTTCGTATGATCCGGATTCGTTATCGTCGTCATGTAGAGACAGAGCGAAACGTCGGTTAA
- the corA gene encoding magnesium/cobalt transporter CorA, with protein sequence MKIRLVNNGVFIPVEDIQQALTPPAEGFYWIDADVDDLAVLQPLFMMHDLAVEDCLSDEEQRPKIEIYESHYFIVINSIRFDDEEIFLRAVNLFLGRHFIISVTKQKVSELRTLKPILWEQEISTPDRLLYLLVDLIVDNYFTVGDRIEARIEKLEEDILMHTKKSHLNEIIGLRSEILWLKKVLGPQKEVINTLNKKDLRLIDDQLQKYFSDIYENAVKISETFETYRDLMGNLREAYQSSIANRANEIMRVFTAITTVFMPLTVITGIYGMNFEFMPELHWKYSYFVVIGLMVTLGLSMFFIFRKKDWI encoded by the coding sequence ATGAAAATCCGGTTGGTAAACAACGGTGTATTTATCCCAGTGGAGGACATTCAGCAAGCGCTGACTCCACCAGCGGAGGGCTTTTACTGGATTGATGCAGATGTGGATGATCTGGCCGTGCTTCAGCCGCTATTTATGATGCATGACCTGGCGGTCGAAGACTGCTTAAGTGACGAGGAACAGCGTCCAAAGATCGAAATTTATGAAAGTCATTATTTTATTGTCATTAACAGCATTCGTTTTGATGATGAAGAGATATTCTTACGTGCTGTCAACCTGTTCTTGGGCAGACATTTTATTATCAGTGTGACTAAACAGAAAGTCAGTGAGCTGCGAACTTTAAAACCTATTCTATGGGAACAGGAAATCAGCACTCCGGATCGTCTGTTATATTTGCTGGTTGACTTAATTGTCGATAATTATTTTACTGTCGGTGATCGGATTGAGGCACGGATCGAAAAGCTTGAGGAAGATATTCTAATGCACACCAAAAAATCTCACCTTAACGAAATCATCGGGCTTCGTAGTGAGATTCTATGGCTCAAAAAAGTGCTTGGTCCTCAAAAAGAGGTCATTAATACTCTTAACAAAAAAGACCTGCGTCTCATTGATGATCAATTGCAGAAATACTTTAGCGATATTTATGAGAATGCAGTGAAAATATCCGAGACATTCGAAACCTATCGGGATCTGATGGGCAACTTACGTGAAGCTTATCAATCCAGTATTGCTAACCGAGCGAATGAGATTATGCGTGTGTTTACCGCCATCACGACAGTGTTCATGCCCTTGACCGTTATTACCGGTATCTATGGGATGAACTTCGAATTTATGCCAGAATTGCACTGGAAGTATTCATACTTTGTCGTTATTGGGCTTATGGTAACACTTGGCCTGAGTATGTTCTTCATTTTCCGCAAAAAAGACTGGATATGA
- the metA gene encoding homoserine O-succinyltransferase encodes MPIKIPDTLPAKEVLAGENIFVMDETSAYQQDIRPLRIAILNLMPTKETTETQLLRLVGNTPIQVDIVLVHPKSHTSKNTSQEYLDEFYKTFDEIEHRRFDGMIITGAPVEQMDFEDVNYWKEIQEIFEWTKTNVTSTMHICWASQAGLYHHFGVPKVSLDEKCFGVFPHTINKSHVPLLRGFDEVFNVPHSRHTEVRHEDIEKDERLEILAESEDAGIFLVATKDGKQIFVTGHAEYDPLSLKWEYDRDAAKGLNVALPKNYFPKDDPSRVPPATWRAHANLLFSNWLNYYVYQETPYDIGPQI; translated from the coding sequence ATGCCAATCAAAATACCAGACACTTTACCTGCCAAGGAAGTGCTTGCAGGAGAGAACATTTTTGTCATGGACGAGACATCCGCATATCAACAGGATATTCGTCCACTTCGTATCGCTATATTAAACCTTATGCCAACCAAAGAAACGACAGAGACGCAGCTCTTACGTTTGGTGGGGAATACACCTATACAGGTTGACATCGTTCTGGTGCATCCAAAATCCCATACGTCCAAGAACACTTCCCAGGAGTACCTGGATGAATTCTACAAAACATTTGATGAAATTGAGCACCGCCGCTTCGATGGCATGATCATTACAGGTGCACCTGTAGAACAGATGGATTTCGAGGACGTGAACTATTGGAAGGAAATCCAAGAAATCTTCGAATGGACCAAAACAAATGTAACTTCAACCATGCATATATGTTGGGCCTCACAGGCAGGCTTATATCATCACTTCGGCGTTCCTAAAGTTTCACTGGACGAAAAATGCTTTGGCGTATTTCCACACACGATTAACAAATCTCATGTCCCACTCTTGCGTGGTTTCGATGAAGTGTTTAATGTCCCTCATTCACGTCACACTGAAGTGCGTCATGAAGATATTGAGAAGGACGAGCGTCTAGAAATTTTGGCTGAATCTGAGGATGCAGGTATTTTCCTAGTTGCAACCAAAGACGGTAAACAGATTTTCGTTACCGGACATGCTGAGTACGATCCGTTATCCCTCAAATGGGAATATGATCGTGATGCAGCTAAAGGATTAAATGTAGCCCTACCTAAAAATTATTTCCCGAAAGATGATCCTTCCCGTGTTCCTCCAGCGACATGGCGGGCTCATGCTAACTTATTATTCTCTAATTGGCTCAATTACTATGTGTATCAAGAAACACCTTACGATATTGGTCCGCAAATTTAA
- a CDS encoding aminotransferase class I/II-fold pyridoxal phosphate-dependent enzyme has translation MEDNKLKIESRLAQIGSINEPVTGAINFPIYQATAFRHPKLGQSTGFDYIRTTNPTRKVLEEAAAALESGDAGFACSSGMAALQTIFALFSQGDHLIVSLDLYGGTYRLLERILSRFGVTASYVDTNDLVALEKVLQPNTKAVFIETPTNPLMMITDVEAVSTWAKSHNLLTIVDNTLLTPFFQRPIELGADIVIHSATKYLGGHNDVLAGLIVTKGEELSAEMAFLHNSIGAVLSPTDSYQLMKGMKTLALRMERHEYNALTIAKYLLEHPAVGEVYHPGLSDHPGYEVQNKQSSGNTGIFSFKVKDARYVEPLLRHIKLIAFAESLGGVESLMTYPAVQTHADIPIEIRDAVGVDDRLLRFSVGIEHAEDLIADLANALAAAKLEIEGGAHHE, from the coding sequence ATGGAAGATAACAAGTTGAAAATCGAAAGCCGCTTAGCTCAAATTGGCTCTATTAATGAACCGGTCACAGGCGCAATTAACTTTCCAATCTATCAAGCAACAGCGTTTCGTCATCCGAAGCTTGGACAGAGCACGGGATTCGACTATATTCGTACAACCAATCCTACACGTAAAGTGTTGGAGGAAGCGGCCGCTGCACTGGAGTCTGGTGATGCAGGTTTTGCCTGTAGCTCAGGCATGGCAGCACTACAAACGATTTTTGCATTGTTCAGTCAAGGAGATCATCTGATTGTATCACTCGATCTGTACGGGGGCACATATCGTCTGCTTGAACGGATTCTGTCTCGTTTTGGTGTAACAGCAAGCTATGTCGATACGAATGATCTGGTTGCACTAGAGAAAGTTCTTCAGCCGAATACCAAAGCGGTCTTTATTGAGACACCAACGAATCCGCTGATGATGATTACAGATGTTGAAGCGGTAAGCACATGGGCGAAGAGCCATAACCTGTTGACTATTGTGGATAACACACTGTTAACGCCATTCTTCCAACGTCCAATCGAGCTTGGTGCGGATATCGTCATTCACAGTGCAACGAAGTACCTTGGTGGACATAACGATGTCCTTGCTGGATTGATTGTGACCAAAGGAGAGGAACTGTCAGCGGAAATGGCATTTCTACACAACTCCATTGGTGCAGTGTTATCTCCAACAGATTCCTACCAGTTGATGAAGGGGATGAAAACATTGGCTCTTCGGATGGAGCGCCATGAATATAACGCATTAACAATCGCGAAGTATCTTTTGGAGCATCCAGCTGTTGGTGAAGTCTATCACCCAGGATTGTCGGATCATCCCGGATATGAGGTGCAGAACAAGCAATCCAGCGGTAACACAGGTATCTTCTCTTTCAAAGTGAAGGATGCTCGTTACGTAGAGCCATTGCTGCGTCATATTAAACTCATCGCATTTGCTGAAAGCTTAGGCGGTGTTGAATCATTAATGACATATCCAGCAGTACAAACTCATGCCGATATCCCGATTGAGATCCGTGATGCTGTCGGTGTAGATGATCGTTTGTTACGCTTCTCCGTTGGTATTGAGCACGCCGAGGATCTTATCGCAGATTTAGCCAATGCGCTCGCAGCAGCAAAACTCGAAATTGAAGGAGGAGCACATCATGAGTGA
- a CDS encoding PLP-dependent aspartate aminotransferase family protein, producing MSEQNKNSGSSNSSELKFDTKLLHFGDEVDKTTGASSVPIYQASTFHHFDIFNPPQHDYSRSGNPTRQALEDYITLLEGGVRGFAYSSGMAAISSVFMMFSAGDHIIVTEDVYGGTYRLLTSILNRMQIETTFVDMTKIEEVKAAIQPNTKAVYMETPSNPTLKITDIAAVTSWAQEHELVTILDNTFMTPYYQRPIELGVDIVVHSATKFLGGHSDVLAGLAVARTEALGKQLKQLQNGLGTVLGAQESWLLMRGMKTLGARMAHSEQSTAKLAAWLNERSDVSAVYYPGLQEHPGRDVHERQSTGYGAVVSFDVGSGDRAKAVLNRVKLPIVAVSLGAVESILSYPAMMSHAAMPAAVRRDRGITDGLLRFSVGLEDIDDLIADLEQALEESK from the coding sequence ATGAGTGAACAGAATAAAAATTCCGGTTCTTCTAATTCTTCTGAATTGAAATTCGATACCAAACTGCTGCATTTCGGGGACGAGGTAGATAAAACAACGGGAGCTTCCAGTGTGCCGATCTATCAGGCATCCACCTTCCATCACTTTGATATTTTCAATCCACCACAACATGATTACAGTCGTTCCGGGAACCCAACACGTCAGGCTTTGGAGGATTACATCACGCTGCTTGAAGGCGGGGTACGTGGTTTTGCGTATTCTTCAGGGATGGCAGCGATCTCCAGTGTGTTCATGATGTTCTCGGCAGGGGATCACATCATCGTGACAGAGGATGTATACGGCGGAACGTATCGCTTGCTAACCTCGATTCTTAATCGGATGCAGATCGAAACGACATTTGTAGATATGACTAAAATCGAAGAAGTGAAGGCAGCGATTCAACCGAATACAAAGGCTGTTTATATGGAGACCCCTTCCAATCCAACGCTGAAAATTACGGATATTGCAGCAGTGACATCATGGGCTCAGGAGCATGAACTCGTTACCATTTTGGATAACACATTTATGACTCCTTACTACCAGCGTCCAATAGAGCTAGGTGTAGATATCGTTGTACATAGTGCAACCAAGTTCCTTGGTGGTCACAGCGATGTGTTGGCAGGGCTTGCCGTGGCTCGTACAGAAGCGCTTGGCAAACAGCTCAAGCAGTTACAGAACGGGTTGGGAACTGTGCTTGGTGCACAAGAGTCCTGGCTGCTGATGCGTGGTATGAAGACACTTGGCGCTCGTATGGCACACAGTGAACAGAGCACAGCCAAGCTTGCAGCATGGCTGAATGAACGAAGTGATGTTTCAGCCGTTTATTATCCAGGGTTACAAGAACATCCAGGTCGCGATGTGCATGAACGCCAATCAACTGGCTACGGTGCTGTCGTATCATTTGATGTAGGTTCTGGTGATCGTGCCAAAGCAGTGCTTAATCGTGTGAAACTGCCAATCGTTGCTGTAAGCTTGGGAGCGGTAGAGAGTATACTGTCTTACCCAGCCATGATGTCTCATGCTGCTATGCCTGCGGCGGTTCGTCGTGATCGCGGAATTACGGATGGATTGCTTCGCTTCTCGGTCGGTCTTGAGGACATTGATGATCTGATTGCAGATTTGGAGCAAGCACTAGAGGAATCCAAGTAA